TCCGGCCCGGTTCCGACCGGCGTCGGTCAGGTCGAGGCCGGCGTCGGTGATCGCCTCGATCGAGCAGGCGAGGGCGAACTGCACGTACCGGTCGGCGCGGCGTCGCTCCCGTACGGTGAGCCCGGCGCGGACCGGGTCGAAGTCGCATTCGGCCGCGATCTGCGACCGGAACGGTGCCGGGTCGAAGAAGGTGATCCGGCGGGTGGCGGTCCGGCCGGCGGTGATCGTCGCCCAGAAGTCGTCGCGGGTGACCCCGCCGGGGGCCACCACCCCGATACCGGTCACCACCGTACGTCGGGGTGCGCGGGCGGACCTCACTGCCGGACCTCGCGCGGTACGGCCGACGGCGGTCGGGGGCGCAGCGGCGTGTCCGGCCCGGGACCGATCACCCCGGGACCTTCGGTGTCGACGTGGCCGAGTTCCGGCCGGGGTGCCAGCGGGCCGAGGTGGAACACCACCTCGGCGGGTCCGCCGCCGACGTTGCGCAGCCGGTGCCGGGTGTTGATCGGCACGAACAGCGCTTCGGCCCGGTTGACGGCCACCGGCAGGTCGTCCAGATCGACGATGATCG
The sequence above is a segment of the Solwaraspora sp. WMMD406 genome. Coding sequences within it:
- a CDS encoding cupin domain-containing protein codes for the protein MSDPRHVAARDLAPDRRRGAELRVLLGPRTVGSTSGFLGVAVLRPGETIAEHYHPYSEEFLYVARGAIIVDLDDLPVAVNRAEALFVPINTRHRLRNVGGGPAEVVFHLGPLAPRPELGHVDTEGPGVIGPGPDTPLRPRPPSAVPREVRQ